A stretch of DNA from Anaerolineae bacterium:
CCAGCCCAGCCGCTCTACAAAGTCATTCTGCAGGAAAGCCAGCAGGACATAACCGCTGCCATACATCACCGCACCAATCTTGAAGAAGGTCAGGAACAGGGTGGCGAGCGAGACCGGCACGGCTGAAGTCGCCGCCGGGACCAGCAGCGACCACGGCAGGCCCAGCGCCGAGAGGATGTAGCCCTGTCCGGGCCAGCGCCGCAGCCGCGCAGCGTTCCGGGCCAGCATGACCAGCAGTCCGCCGCCGAATAGCAGCACAATCTCGTTCAGCCCAGCGAGATAGAGCAGGAACACAGCCACACCGATTCCGGCCAGCAGGCCATCCCTGACCGCGGCCCTGAGTAATCCCCACAGGGCGCGCACAATCACGGCGATGATCACGGGCTTGATGCCGTAAAGCAACCAGGTGGCTGTCGGGGTTGATCCGTAGTGCACGTAAAGCACGGCCAGCGCCAGAACGATGGCTGCCGCTGGCAGCACGAAACCCGCACCTGCCGCAACTGATCCCCGCCAGCCGGCCTGCACATAGCCGATGTGGATTGCCATCTCAGTGGAATTGGGTCCCGGAATGAGGTTGGTCGCGCCCAGTAGATCGAGGAAATGCGCGTCGCTGAGCCAGCGGCGGCGGACTACGACTTCCTCTCGGAACAGGGCAATGTGCGCGGCTGGCCCGCCGAACGCGGTGAAGCCCAGCTTGAGGAAGAGCCGGGCGACCTCACCCACGCCCCCGTGCTGTGAGGAGGCAAATTCACTGCCCCCGTTGGGATGGTCTGTCAGTCTGACCTCCTGTGTAGGTGACCGCCCAGCTACGCCGTGAAGTCCTGCATGTCCAGCCAGTTGGGGCCGTAACGAGCATCGGCGCGGAGCGGTGCATCCAGGGCAAAGGCCCCTTCCATGGTCTCGATCACCAGCCGGGCTACCGGCTCCAGCGCCTCTTCAACTACCTCCAGCACCAGTTCGTCATGCACCTGCAGGAGCATCCGGGCCGGATACCCGCCGGCCTTCAGACGCTTTTGGACCTGGATCATGGCCAGCTTCATGATGTCCGCCGCCGTGCCCTGGATAGGCATATTGATCGCCTGGCGCTCGGCCCGCTGGCGGGCGATGGCACTGGCCCGGCTGCTGGCAGAAGCCTGTAATTCCGGGAAGTAGCGGCGGCGGCCCAGCAGCGTTTCTAGGTAGCCCTGTGACGCCGCCAGGCGCTTGGTCTCATCCAGGTAGGCGCGGACACGCGGGAAGCGCTCAAAATAGGCCTGGATGAACGCTTCTGCCTGGGCCAGCGTCAGGTTGCTATCCCGGGCCAGCCGGAAGGCGCCCATGCCGTATAGCAGGCCAAAGTTGACGCTCTTGGCGAAGCGGCGCTGGTCGTAAGTTACCGCTTCAAAGGGGATGCCGTAGACGGTTGCAGCAGTCGTCCGGTGGATGTCCTGGCCCTGGCGGAAGGCTTCCAGCAGGGTTGGGTCCTGGCTAATATGCGCCAGGACGCGCAATTCGACCTGGCTGTAATCGACCGATAGCAAATAGTGCCCTTCCGGGGCGACAAAAGCCCGCCGGATCTGGCGGCCCTGCTCCGTCCGCACGGGGATGTTCTGCAGGTTAGGGTTGTCGCTGCTGATCCGCCCGGTGACTGTGCCGGTCTGGTTGAAGCTGGTGTGTAGCCGCCCGGTGTGCGGGTTGACCAGTTCCGGCAGCGCATCGACGTAGGTGCCCTTGAGTTTGGTCAGTTCGCGGTGTTCCAGGATCAGGCCAATGATAGGGTGCAGATCGCGCAGGTCTTCCAGCACGTCGGCGGAAGTGGAAAGGCCGTGCGTGGTCTTGCGGACGCCTTCCGCCGGAAGCTGGAGCTTGCCGAACAGCACATCGTTGAGTTGCTTGGGGCTGTTGATATTGAACGGCCCGTAGCCGCCTGACTGATCGTAGATTTCCTGTTCCAGCGCGGCCAGACGCGCAGCCAGTTCGGCGCTGATCTGGGCCAGGTAAGCTGTGTCCAGGCGGATACCGGCCATCTCCATATCAGCCAGGACGGGCAGAAGAGGTATCTCCAGATCGTCGTACAGCTTAAGGACGCGCTTTTCCTCCAGTTCAGCGCGCAGTGGCGCTACCAGGCGGAAGGTCACAGCGGCGTCAGCAGCGGCGTAGGAAGCCGCCGCAGGGATGGGTACGCGATCCATGGTGATCTGGTTCTTGCCGCTGCCGATCAGATCGGTGATCGGCGTCATTTCCAGTCCCAGCCGGATCCAGGCCAGATTCTTGAGGCCTTTGTTGCGGCTGTCCGGGTCGCACAGCCACTCCGCCACCATTGTGTCGAAGCGGATCGGCGTCACGTCCAGCCCGTAGCGGCGCAGGACAATCAGGTCATATTTGGCATTGTGCCCGTACTTGGGGATGCGCGGATCCGCCAGCGGGTCGCGTAGCGCTGCGATCACCTGTTCCAGTGGCAACTGGCGCAACGCTGCTTCCTCCAGCAGCGGCTCCTGCCTGGCGCCGGGCGGCGGGGTATGGCCGACCGGGATGTAGTAGCCGGTCTCCCCGTCCGTAGAGAGCGAGATGCCCACCAGCTCGGCCTGCATCTGGTCGGTGCTGGTCGTCTCCGTGTCAAAGCTAATGGCGGAGGCGGCCTTCAGCTTGCTGACCAGTTCGGTCAGTGCCTCCTCGTCCTGGACGATGACGGTGGTGGCAATGGCAGCACCTACCCCGCCATGGGGGGCTGGCGGCGCGGCTTCCTCAGCGGCGGTGAACATGCTGAGCTGCCTGGTAACGCCAGGGGCTGCATGCGCTTCGCCCGCTGGAGCCAGTCGACCGATCAGGCTGCGGAACTGCAGGGTGCGGAACAACTCGGCGACGCGATCGCGGTCGTAATCCTGGGCGATGCAGGCAGGCAGGTTGAGCGTCACCGGCGCGTCGTGGCGGATGCGGGCCAGTTCGCGGCTGAGGAAGGCCATTTCGCGGCCTTCTTCCAGTTTCTGGCGCTGCCCGGCTGGCAATTCAGCCAGATGCGCGTAGATGCCTTCCAGCGAGCCGTATGCCTTGAGCAGCTTAATGCCGCCTTTCTCACCGATGCCTTTGACGCCAGGGATGTTGTCGGAAGGATCGCCCATCAGAGCCTTCAGGTCGACCAGTTGCGGCGGTTCAAGGCCTTCATAGGTCTCGCGGAAAGCTACCGGGTCGAAGACCTGATCGCCATTCCCGGTGCGGCGGGCAGCGGGCAGGCGGACATGGATGCGTTCGGTGACGAGCTGGAGCAGGTCGCGGTCGCCGGTGACGATCAACACATCGAGGTCCTGGGCAACGGCCTGATCGCTCAGCGTGCCAAGCAGGTCGTCGGCTTCGTAGCCGTCGATGCTCAGCAGGGGGATATTGAACGCTTCCACCAGTTCGTGGATGCGTTGCATCTGGATGCGCAATTCGTCAGGCATTTTGTCGCGGGTGGCTTTGTAGTCAGGATAAAGCTGATTACGCCCGCTCAGCCCGCGATCGAAGGTGGCCAGCAGGTAATCAGGACGATCTTTTTCCAGGATATCCAGCAGGGTACGGGCGAAGCCGAAGGTGGCGTTGGTCGGCTCGCCGCCGTGTGTGCTGAAGGATTCCAGGGGCAGGGCGAAGAACTGGCGGTAAGCCAGGGCGTGCCCGTCAATCATGATCAGGGTTGGGCGTTTGGCTGCACTTGGCATGAGCAATCACTCTCCGGGTCTGGCGCTTCCGGGCGGCGCGGGCGCAGTCAGGTGCGTGGACGCCGCGTTACCTTTTGCTCCAGTATAGAACAGGTGTTCCGGTCACGCAAACGTCTGGAGGGCACGGTGGTCAGGTCTGGCGCTGGTAGCTGATGAACTGGGTGACTTCCTGGGCGGTCAGGGGGCGGCCCGGCGTGACCATATAATAGGCGTCGGCCCAGATATCCGCCGCTGATCCCAGTTCCGGGCGTAATGCCGCCACGCAGCGGGCAGTTTCGCCCATCAGCGTCTGGATGACGCGGGAAAGCGCCTCCTCCGCCGGGATGCTGAGCACGATGCTCACGTAATCCGGCTGGACTTCAACCTGCTCGGAAGTCCAGCTACGTCCAGCCAGGACGCCATTCAAAGTGGTTGCCAGCGCCCGTATCGTGTCCGGGTCAAGTTCGCCGGCCGGGTCGCGCAGGATCCAGGCGCAGGCATAGGTTTCCTGTTTACTGGTTTCCGCCGGTCGGCGTGCATCCGCCACAGTGCGTGCTGGCCGGGGGGCGTTCTCCCCGGGGGCAGGGGGCGATTCCGGCGCGGCAGAGGGAGGCACAGGCGCAGGAGATTGTGCAGGGGGCGCTTCTGGCATGGGCGCGGCGATTTCCGGTTCAGCAGCCCCACTGGCGGACGGTGTCTGTTCTTCCGGTGGGATGTGAGCTGTGCGTGACAGGGCCTCTACAATAGCCCGCGTCTGCTGACGGATGGTACGCAGGTGCATATTTTCCGGGTAGACCGTCATCAGCACCATGTCCTCGACCGTCGGGGCCGCTACAACCATGTAGTTGGCTCGCGATTCCGGCAGCGTGGCAAACTTGATCTTGGTAGTACCTTCCGCCAGCACCGTCTGCCAGTCAATAACCTCGACCAGCCGGCGCACCTCTTCGGGGGGGAGTTGGCCAGCTACCGCGATAACCTGGCCCTGCTGGATCAGCACGCTGGCCTGTGCCGCTGATTCGAGGGTATGCTGGGTCAGTTCCAGGGCCAGGGCAGCGGCCCGGATATCCGCGCTGGTCGGTTCGGCGCCCGGTCGGACAGGGCGTGTCCTGGCGGCAGGCAGATGCGGAAGCGGTGCAGGGCCGGCGCGATCGGGGGAGGCAGTGCTGGCGACGAGTTCGGCGGTATCGGCCAGGGCGGTGGAAGGCGTTTCTTCAATCATCTCTTCGGGGATGTCAATCACACCGGCATGATCCTGTGGTGTTGCAGCGCTGGCAACGGCGATCAGATCGCTGATTGTGCCGCTGTCTTCCAGGCCCGGCAAGGGCGGCTCTTCCGCCGCCAGGCGGAGGAAGCTATCGTCCGCTAGGGGTGGCTCCTCAACCGGGGTGACTGGCTGGCCTCCGGGCGGCCCGGCCAGCGACTCGCTTCGCTTCAGCAGTGACGGCTTTTCCCCTGGCGTGCGCAAAGAGTCCACCCGGGTTGCCAGAGACTGCCCTTCGGTCAGGGCGTATTCCAGCAGCGGGAGCACCTCACGGGCGGCATAGTTACCGCGCACGACTCCCTGCGGGCTGAGCAGGCGCATAGTCTCGGTGTCTGGCTCGGTAGCCGCACGCAGCACAATGGGCAGGCCGGGGCGGATTTCCCGGAGGCGCATAGCCAGCGCCACTGGCGGCATATCGCCCAGATTGAGCGCGATGACCGCCAGATCGGGTGGATGGAGCGCTGCGTGTTCCAGGGCGGCCTGACCGGTGACAAAGGCATCTGCTTCGTACAGGCCAGTGCGCTCAATAGCCCGCGTGATACGGGCCAGGGCTGCGGCTTCGCTGTCAACGAAAAGTATCCGGCTGAACATGTGCTCCCTCGTCCCTGTGCCGAACCCATTGTAGTCCTGCGCCAAGGCAGCGTCAACGCACCCCCGCTCAGTCGACGATCGGCGCTGCCGCGCAACTGGTCAGAGCTGTGCTATAGGCTGGATCAGCCGAGACCCAGGCAACCTGGCCGCCCCGATTGATACGGTACCAGGTGCGGGCGGCATTCTGACCGGTGACGGCCAGCACCTCGCCCAGTTCCAACAGACCGAGAACCGTGTAGGTGGTGCCCGGCCCACTGCGGTAGCGCAGGTTACCGATGTTGACGCGCACCTGGCAGGCTGTCCCCGCTTCCGCCGGGGCCGCTGCTGGTTGTACGCCGAAGGGGACAGGCGTGGCCAGCACATCAGCGCGGCGCTGCCGGATGATCAGTGTCAGGGGAACTGGCTCGCTGGCGACGTCGCGCCGGTAGGCGATCACTTCCAGATCATGCTGTCCGGCGCGTGTGGGTGTCCAGGAGAGGATGGCGTCCATGATCGGCTGGCCGTTGCGCTCCGGTGAGGGCACGCTGCTGAGCATGGCCGTGGCCGAGCGCAATTCCAGCCGGGTGATCCCGACGCTGTCGGTGGCGTTGACGCGCACGGTCACCTCGTTGCGGACGACGAATTCGCTGCCGCTGGGCGGCCACAGCACCACAACCTGCGGGCGGCCTTGCGGAACAGCGGTCGGGGGGTGGGCAGGTGTTCCGGCAGGGCCGCCACCGACCAGATTGCAGGCCAGCCCGGCCAGCAGGATCAGCGACGCCAGTATGATCCCCACCCGCCGGTCACAGCGACGGTTGCCTGGGGCGGCGCAGGTCATGGTCCCACCGGCGTCAGGGCCAGCCCGCCGCCCGGCAGGGTGATCAACAGGCCGGGCAGCGTGGTGACGACCACGTTTAATGTGCGGATGTTGTTGCCTTCGTCGGATTCTGCCACCTGCGCGCCGCTGTCCACAAAGGCCTCCAGACGGTAGGTGTTAGAGGCGGTGAACAGCACATCCACGCCCAGGTCGGCGTACTGCGCCGGGGCCAGGTTGACAACAATCGGCAACTGGATGACCGAGCCATCTGGCTGGCGGAAGCTGGTGGTGAACTGCCCGCTGCTGCCTGTGCCCTGGTTATAGACGCGGACGGTATAACGCGCTCCGACAGTGCCTGTGGCATTCAACTGGAGCACCTCCGGGCCGGTAATGGTGCTCACGACCAGGTCGGGGATGCTGGGCGTGGGCGAGGAGGTCGGTGTGGGTGAGCCGGGAATCGGGCTGGGCGTGAAGGTTGCCGTGGGTGTGGCGGTAGCCGGGCGTGGGGTGGGGCTGGGCGGCGGCACAGCCACCGGAATCAGGCTACAATCGCCCGATTCGCTGGTGTAGGTGGCGCTCAGCCAGCCGATTTCCAGGCCGCTGCGTACCTGCCACCAGCTATTGTCCCCCAACCGGCCAATGATATCCACCAGTGTGCCAGCTTCCAGCACACGCAGGATGGGGTAGTTGGTGCCAGGGCCGGTACGGAAGTTCAGGCCGGAGACTTCCACACGGGCGCGGCAGGTGCGATCCTCAGGCGGAGGCAGGGTGACACCGCTCGGCGGCGGCAGCGTGGCGGTGATCTGGGCCGCGTTCTGCCGCACGAGCAACGTGATCCGCGCCGGTGCGCTGGCGATCAGACCGCGGTAAGCGATGACCTCCAGATTCGCCACCCCGGCTTCGTTCGGAATCCAGGACTGAATGACGGAGAACAACCGCTCGCCGTTGCTCGACTGGGCGCTGACCGTATTGACGATGAAGCTGTTGACACGCAACTCAACGCGGGTGACTCCGATGCTATCCTGGGCGGTTGATTGCACCAGCACTTCCTGGCCGATCACCACTTCGCTGCCATTCGGTGGGCTGTTGATCACCACATTGGGCACGCTGAGGGGCGAGGTTGGCGTGACCACGCCTCCTGCGCCTGGCAGCAGAGCCGTCAGGTTGCAGCCCAGCGCCCCGAATGCCAGCGCCGCGAGTATCATCAGCATACGCCGCCACCGCTGCAGTTGGTTCACGGAATGCTCCTCATTCGCTGCCTGATCAGCTATCCTCGGCGATGAAGCTGCCGGGAGAGCGGTTGATGTTTGCTGGTCTGATTCTATCATGGCGCAGCGGCGCGGGGCGAGTCTTCCGGGCGCGGGCTTGACCTGTGTGCTAATATAGAAGTAGCGTGGTGGCACAGGCAAGGCTGATCTTTACTCTTTTCTTTCTGCACCACGGCGGTTTTTGTGTATAGTACGGTTAGAAGTTTGCAGGGGGCAACGGCTTTGCACATTATTGGCCAGCCGGCGCTCCAGGCGCCCGCCATTATGGCGGGTAAACGCTATTCATCAATCTTATGCGAAGACGATGTGATTATCGGAGGTGGCTCGCGTGACACTCCAGGGCAATCTTAAAGACTTCAGCACCAGCCAGATCCTCAACCTGATTAACCTGGCCCAGAAATCCGGCACGTTGACCATTTTTGCCAATGTGCCGGATAATCCTGAAGAGCTTGGCCAGCCGACCTCGGTCACCACCAGTACCTCACTCAAACGGGCGCGGATAGTCTTCCAGCAGGGGAAGCCCGTGCTCAGCATGGTGGAGGTGCGCGATCTGGTGGCCCTGCTGCGGCGGACGGGCAAGCTCAGTCCCATGCAGGCGCACTGGATTCAAAACCGGCTCAAGGACGTGAACGAGAAGGCCCAGGCCCTGCTGCTGATCGAGGGCGATTTTGTGACCAAAGCGGACATCGTGGAAGCCTTCACCGAGCAACTCAAAGAAGACATCCATACTGTGCTGATGTGGACGGATGGCTCCTTCCTGTTTGAGGAGCAGACACCTGCGCTGGACGATCACATCACCGTCTCGGTCGATCTGGGCGATGTGCTGGTGGAACACGGCTCGCATGTTCGGGAAGTGCTGCGCATGACCCAGGAATTGCCCAACCTGAGTGCGACGCTGCGCTTTACGCCGGATGTCGACGAGCGGCTGCAGCACACCCGGCTTAGCGCGCGAGCCTGGCGCGTGATCTCGTCAATCAAGCCGGGAGTCAGCATCCGCCAGATCGCCCGGCAGAACCAGATGGACGCAATGGAAGTCCGCCGGGTGGTGATCAGTCTGCTGCAGGCCGGGGTGGTAGAGCTGGGCGATCCGGTCAAGGGAGAGGAAGTAGAAGTGCCGCCCCCCGGCGATTTTGCCCTGGAAAGCACTGATCCCTCGATCTTCGACACGCTGATCGAAGGCATCCAGAGCGCCGCTGAACGGCTGATCGATACCGATTCGCTGCAGGATGATGGCCAGTCTGCCTGAGCGCAACAGCGGGAGTTGTGGCCGGATAGCCGGGAACCAGCCCGGCTGTTTTTGATCCGCTCACGGATCAGGCGGGCTGAC
This window harbors:
- the chrA gene encoding chromate efflux transporter; the protein is MAGHAGLHGVAGRSPTQEVRLTDHPNGGSEFASSQHGGVGEVARLFLKLGFTAFGGPAAHIALFREEVVVRRRWLSDAHFLDLLGATNLIPGPNSTEMAIHIGYVQAGWRGSVAAGAGFVLPAAAIVLALAVLYVHYGSTPTATWLLYGIKPVIIAVIVRALWGLLRAAVRDGLLAGIGVAVFLLYLAGLNEIVLLFGGGLLVMLARNAARLRRWPGQGYILSALGLPWSLLVPAATSAVPVSLATLFLTFFKIGAVMYGSGYVLLAFLQNDFVERLGWLTSQQLLDAVAVGQFTPGPLFTTATFIGFLVAGTPGAVLATLGMFLPSFVFVWLSNPFIPRLRRSPWLSGLLDGVNVAALGLMAAVTVELVHSALVDGLTVIIALVAAVLLIRLRINATWLIITGAIMGLLRWLVG
- the polA gene encoding DNA polymerase I gives rise to the protein MPSAAKRPTLIMIDGHALAYRQFFALPLESFSTHGGEPTNATFGFARTLLDILEKDRPDYLLATFDRGLSGRNQLYPDYKATRDKMPDELRIQMQRIHELVEAFNIPLLSIDGYEADDLLGTLSDQAVAQDLDVLIVTGDRDLLQLVTERIHVRLPAARRTGNGDQVFDPVAFRETYEGLEPPQLVDLKALMGDPSDNIPGVKGIGEKGGIKLLKAYGSLEGIYAHLAELPAGQRQKLEEGREMAFLSRELARIRHDAPVTLNLPACIAQDYDRDRVAELFRTLQFRSLIGRLAPAGEAHAAPGVTRQLSMFTAAEEAAPPAPHGGVGAAIATTVIVQDEEALTELVSKLKAASAISFDTETTSTDQMQAELVGISLSTDGETGYYIPVGHTPPPGARQEPLLEEAALRQLPLEQVIAALRDPLADPRIPKYGHNAKYDLIVLRRYGLDVTPIRFDTMVAEWLCDPDSRNKGLKNLAWIRLGLEMTPITDLIGSGKNQITMDRVPIPAAASYAAADAAVTFRLVAPLRAELEEKRVLKLYDDLEIPLLPVLADMEMAGIRLDTAYLAQISAELAARLAALEQEIYDQSGGYGPFNINSPKQLNDVLFGKLQLPAEGVRKTTHGLSTSADVLEDLRDLHPIIGLILEHRELTKLKGTYVDALPELVNPHTGRLHTSFNQTGTVTGRISSDNPNLQNIPVRTEQGRQIRRAFVAPEGHYLLSVDYSQVELRVLAHISQDPTLLEAFRQGQDIHRTTAATVYGIPFEAVTYDQRRFAKSVNFGLLYGMGAFRLARDSNLTLAQAEAFIQAYFERFPRVRAYLDETKRLAASQGYLETLLGRRRYFPELQASASSRASAIARQRAERQAINMPIQGTAADIMKLAMIQVQKRLKAGGYPARMLLQVHDELVLEVVEEALEPVARLVIETMEGAFALDAPLRADARYGPNWLDMQDFTA
- a CDS encoding SH3 domain-containing protein, which produces MTCAAPGNRRCDRRVGIILASLILLAGLACNLVGGGPAGTPAHPPTAVPQGRPQVVVLWPPSGSEFVVRNEVTVRVNATDSVGITRLELRSATAMLSSVPSPERNGQPIMDAILSWTPTRAGQHDLEVIAYRRDVASEPVPLTLIIRQRRADVLATPVPFGVQPAAAPAEAGTACQVRVNIGNLRYRSGPGTTYTVLGLLELGEVLAVTGQNAARTWYRINRGGQVAWVSADPAYSTALTSCAAAPIVD
- a CDS encoding SH3 domain-containing protein yields the protein MNQLQRWRRMLMILAALAFGALGCNLTALLPGAGGVVTPTSPLSVPNVVINSPPNGSEVVIGQEVLVQSTAQDSIGVTRVELRVNSFIVNTVSAQSSNGERLFSVIQSWIPNEAGVANLEVIAYRGLIASAPARITLLVRQNAAQITATLPPPSGVTLPPPEDRTCRARVEVSGLNFRTGPGTNYPILRVLEAGTLVDIIGRLGDNSWWQVRSGLEIGWLSATYTSESGDCSLIPVAVPPPSPTPRPATATPTATFTPSPIPGSPTPTSSPTPSIPDLVVSTITGPEVLQLNATGTVGARYTVRVYNQGTGSSGQFTTSFRQPDGSVIQLPIVVNLAPAQYADLGVDVLFTASNTYRLEAFVDSGAQVAESDEGNNIRTLNVVVTTLPGLLITLPGGGLALTPVGP
- a CDS encoding DUF4388 domain-containing protein, yielding MTLQGNLKDFSTSQILNLINLAQKSGTLTIFANVPDNPEELGQPTSVTTSTSLKRARIVFQQGKPVLSMVEVRDLVALLRRTGKLSPMQAHWIQNRLKDVNEKAQALLLIEGDFVTKADIVEAFTEQLKEDIHTVLMWTDGSFLFEEQTPALDDHITVSVDLGDVLVEHGSHVREVLRMTQELPNLSATLRFTPDVDERLQHTRLSARAWRVISSIKPGVSIRQIARQNQMDAMEVRRVVISLLQAGVVELGDPVKGEEVEVPPPGDFALESTDPSIFDTLIEGIQSAAERLIDTDSLQDDGQSA